Proteins co-encoded in one Lentisphaerota bacterium genomic window:
- a CDS encoding helix-turn-helix domain-containing protein: protein MKKRQTRVLNRGGEEKKSDTRATCGDDLLDMNQAVDLLRTSRPTVLRWLRAGKIQGVKAGRQWRFPRKEIDRFLKGQDPITELNADINPLLGALNERLTQCGISAGQPLAEGDKVAQAVSAMMLLGVVLKASDYHIIPTLDQAGKQPTVELRYRVGGVLQRVATIDPRLLAPVITRWKRLANCDVRESQLPQDGRIVAKIREQDCDLRISFLPLRLGESLTVRLLSMSEVVPDLDRLGYLLPVKTKLERALTAHFGMVVLTGPMGCGKTTALYACLKRLASPDVKIITIEEDPIECLVPGVAQMQVRPSIGMTFASSLRATMRAAANVFLIGEIRDLETLELAQQCALTGHRVLTCLHTQDAVAALRRMVDIGSRPFFVGDTTRLVVAQRLIRKLCPKCSRPAELSAWRLERAEQIAREGGLDWDALTKNFRDPVGCPACGRTGYRGRTVIAEALEMTPELEDALVHNATAEKLRTLAITQGMIPFTAEGIQRAASGESTVDEVLRFAAG, encoded by the coding sequence ATGAAGAAGAGGCAAACGCGAGTGTTGAACCGGGGTGGAGAAGAGAAAAAATCCGATACACGTGCGACCTGCGGAGACGACCTGCTGGACATGAACCAGGCTGTCGATTTGCTGAGAACCAGTCGTCCCACGGTTCTCAGATGGTTGCGGGCGGGGAAGATTCAGGGCGTGAAGGCAGGACGTCAGTGGCGATTTCCCCGAAAGGAGATCGACCGATTTCTCAAAGGACAGGACCCTATAACGGAATTGAACGCCGATATCAACCCACTGCTTGGCGCCCTGAACGAGCGTCTGACTCAATGCGGGATCTCTGCGGGTCAGCCGTTGGCTGAGGGGGACAAGGTTGCTCAAGCGGTCAGTGCCATGATGCTCCTGGGCGTGGTACTCAAGGCGAGTGACTATCACATCATCCCGACGCTCGACCAGGCGGGAAAGCAGCCGACCGTTGAACTCCGGTATCGCGTCGGCGGCGTGCTGCAACGGGTGGCAACCATCGATCCGCGTCTCTTGGCCCCTGTCATCACGCGTTGGAAGCGACTAGCCAACTGCGATGTTCGCGAGAGCCAACTGCCGCAGGATGGGCGCATCGTCGCGAAAATCCGGGAACAGGACTGCGACCTGCGGATTAGTTTTCTTCCGCTTCGTCTGGGCGAATCGCTCACGGTGCGCTTGCTTTCCATGAGCGAGGTGGTGCCGGATCTGGATCGATTAGGATACCTCCTGCCAGTGAAGACCAAGCTGGAACGGGCACTGACCGCACACTTCGGCATGGTTGTCTTGACGGGACCCATGGGATGCGGCAAGACGACCGCGCTTTATGCCTGTCTCAAACGCCTGGCATCGCCCGACGTCAAGATCATTACAATCGAAGAAGATCCCATCGAATGCCTGGTGCCGGGTGTTGCGCAAATGCAAGTACGCCCGTCGATCGGCATGACTTTTGCATCCTCGCTGCGTGCAACCATGCGCGCGGCCGCGAACGTGTTCCTGATCGGAGAAATTCGAGATCTGGAGACATTGGAGTTGGCGCAACAATGCGCGTTGACCGGACACAGGGTCCTGACTTGTCTGCACACCCAGGATGCCGTCGCCGCTCTGCGGCGTATGGTGGACATCGGCAGCCGGCCGTTCTTCGTGGGCGATACCACTCGGCTCGTGGTAGCTCAACGCCTGATCCGCAAGCTTTGCCCCAAGTGCAGCCGACCCGCAGAACTGTCCGCATGGAGACTGGAGCGGGCCGAGCAGATTGCGCGTGAGGGCGGCTTGGATTGGGACGCGCTTACAAAGAACTTCCGGGACCCCGTGGGTTGTCCGGCATGCGGGCGAACGGGATACCGCGGTCGGACGGTCATTGCCGAGGCACTGGAGATGACCCCCGAACTGGAGGACGCTTTGGTTCATAATGCGACAGCGGAAAAATTGCGGACGCTCGCGATCACGCAGGGCATGATCCCCTTCACGGCGGAAGGCATACAGCGGGCGGCATCCGGAGAAAGCACGGTGGATGAGGTCTTGCGCTTCGCCGCAGGATAG
- a CDS encoding anthranilate synthase component I, translating to MILETFPTRELFCDAARKATVIPVGTRILADTETPVSVVARFADSADPLFLLESAEGGERWGRFSFVGISARTHVAVFRDDVVVRQGFAETRTPHAGQPMAVLRALMKDYTLADLPGLPRFCGGLVGYLAYEMAHFFEPRIPNRLPAEKPLAQFVLPDTLLVFDNVTHTLTVLALAFTADGGEPGVLHDAARARVDEILAILARPLPPATHPRKPAKRIVPLPTRPEQEFRDNVLRVKQHILDGDVIQCVLSQSFACAAPDDVMGLYRAQRFINPSPYLFLLKFGGLSLVGSSPEVMIRLEHRTATLRPIAGTRPRGTTEQEDRSLADDLLQDEKERAEHLMLVDLGRNELGRVAIPGSVQVTDLMVVERYSHVMHLVSNITADLEPGHDAFDLLPAAFPAGTLSGAPKVRAMELIAEIEHEPRGPYGGAVGYIAFGGNMDFAICIRTAVIEHGRLTVRAGAGLVADSDPERERLETVNKARSVARALELMSL from the coding sequence ATGATTTTAGAGACGTTTCCCACCCGCGAATTGTTCTGCGATGCGGCGCGGAAGGCCACGGTCATTCCGGTCGGCACGCGCATTCTGGCCGACACCGAGACCCCGGTCTCGGTGGTCGCCCGGTTTGCCGATAGCGCCGATCCTCTGTTCCTGCTCGAGTCGGCCGAAGGCGGCGAGCGGTGGGGCCGTTTCAGCTTCGTCGGCATCTCCGCGCGCACCCACGTCGCGGTCTTTCGAGACGATGTGGTGGTCCGTCAGGGTTTTGCAGAAACCCGCACGCCCCACGCCGGCCAGCCGATGGCTGTGCTCCGCGCGCTGATGAAGGATTACACGCTGGCCGATCTTCCCGGGCTGCCGCGCTTCTGCGGCGGACTCGTCGGCTATCTGGCCTACGAGATGGCGCATTTTTTCGAGCCGCGGATCCCCAACCGCCTGCCGGCCGAGAAACCGCTCGCTCAGTTCGTCTTGCCCGACACGCTGCTGGTGTTTGACAACGTCACCCACACCCTCACCGTGCTGGCTCTGGCCTTCACCGCCGACGGCGGCGAGCCCGGGGTGCTCCACGACGCGGCCCGCGCGCGCGTTGACGAGATCCTGGCCATCCTCGCGCGCCCCCTGCCGCCGGCCACCCACCCGCGCAAGCCCGCCAAGCGGATCGTGCCCCTCCCCACCCGCCCCGAACAGGAGTTTCGCGACAATGTCTTGCGCGTCAAGCAGCACATCCTCGACGGCGACGTCATCCAGTGCGTCCTCTCACAGAGCTTCGCCTGCGCCGCGCCCGACGACGTGATGGGCCTCTACCGCGCCCAGCGCTTCATCAACCCGTCGCCCTACCTCTTTTTGCTGAAGTTCGGCGGCCTGTCCCTGGTGGGGTCCTCGCCCGAGGTCATGATCCGCCTCGAACACCGCACCGCCACCCTCCGTCCGATCGCCGGCACCCGGCCGCGCGGAACGACCGAGCAAGAGGACCGTTCCCTCGCCGACGATCTGCTGCAGGATGAGAAGGAGCGCGCCGAACACCTCATGCTCGTGGACCTCGGCCGCAATGAACTGGGCCGCGTCGCCATTCCCGGCAGCGTGCAGGTCACCGACCTGATGGTGGTCGAACGCTATTCGCATGTCATGCACCTGGTCTCGAACATCACCGCCGATCTGGAACCGGGCCACGACGCCTTCGATCTCCTGCCCGCCGCCTTTCCTGCGGGCACCCTGTCGGGCGCGCCAAAGGTCCGAGCCATGGAGCTGATCGCCGAGATCGAGCACGAGCCGCGCGGTCCCTACGGCGGAGCGGTCGGCTACATCGCCTTCGGCGGCAACATGGATTTTGCCATCTGCATCCGCACCGCCGTGATCGAGCATGGCCGCCTCACGGTCCGCGCAGGCGCAGGCCTCGTCGCCGACTCCGATCCCGAACGCGAGCGGCTGGAGACCGTCAACAAAGCCCGTTCGGTCGCCCGCGCCCTCGAACTCATGAGCCTGTAA
- a CDS encoding aminodeoxychorismate/anthranilate synthase component II — MILMIDNYDSFTYNIVQYLREMGANLRVVRNDAVTLADVAALAPEALIISPGPGRPEDAGISCDLIRACSGRIPILGVCLGHQAIGRVFGGTIVHAKRLMHGKVSEVTSDGKGLFDGLGTRPFKAMRYHSLAIDRATLPADLIITAEAEDGEIMGVRHLTHATEGIQFHPESIMTAVGKRILRNFLKSTTRSGT; from the coding sequence ATGATTCTGATGATCGACAACTACGATTCGTTCACCTACAACATCGTGCAGTACCTGCGCGAGATGGGTGCCAACCTCCGGGTCGTTCGCAACGATGCCGTCACCCTCGCCGACGTCGCCGCCCTGGCGCCTGAGGCGCTCATCATCTCGCCCGGCCCCGGCCGCCCCGAAGATGCCGGCATCTCGTGCGACCTGATTCGCGCCTGCTCGGGGCGCATCCCGATCCTGGGCGTCTGCCTCGGCCATCAGGCGATCGGACGGGTCTTTGGCGGCACCATCGTCCACGCCAAGCGCCTGATGCACGGCAAGGTTTCGGAGGTCACCTCCGATGGCAAGGGTCTTTTCGATGGACTCGGGACCCGCCCCTTCAAGGCGATGCGCTACCACTCCCTCGCCATTGACCGCGCCACCCTGCCCGCCGACCTCATCATCACGGCCGAAGCCGAAGACGGCGAGATCATGGGCGTGCGTCACCTCACGCACGCCACCGAGGGGATCCAGTTCCACCCCGAGTCGATCATGACCGCCGTGGGCAAGCGGATCCTCCGCAATTTCCTCAAGTCCACCACCCGCAGCGGAACGTGA